The segment CAGGTCGGCCTGCTCGGTCTTGGTCGGCAGTCCGGTACTCGGGCCGCCGCGCTGCACGTTGACGATCACCAGAGGAAGCTCGGTCATGACGGCAAGGCCGATCGCTTCGGTCTTGAGCGCGATGCCCGGACCGCTCGAAGCGGTAATGCCGAGGGCGCCTCCGAACGACGCGCCGATGGCGGCGCTGACGGCAGCGATCTCGTCCTCGGCCTGGAAAGTCACGATGCCGAAATGCTTCTGCGCGGCCAGCTCGTGCAGGATGTCGCTGGCCGGAGTGATCGGATAAGAACCGTAGAAAAGGCGCAGCCCGGCTCGCGCGGCGCCCGTCATCAGGCCCCACGCCGTTGCCTGGTTGCCGGTGATGCTGGTGTACAGGCCCGGCGCGATGCGCGCGGGGCCAACTTCATAGCGCGTGACGAACAGCTCGGTCGTCTCGCCGAAATTCCAGCCGGCCTTGAACACGCGTGTGTTCGCCTCGACGAGCGCGGGGTTCTTGCGAAAGCGCGACGCGATCCACCGCAACGTCTCCTCGGTGGGCCGGTTGTAGAGCCAGCTGCAAAGGCCGAGCGCGAAAAAGTTGCGGCAGCGCACGACCGAGCGCGTCGGCAGGTCCATGTCGGCCACGGCCTGCGTCGTCAGCTTCGTCATCGGAATGTCGACGAGGCGCCAGCGCGAGAGCTCGCCGGTCTTGCCCGGATGCTCGGCGTATCCCGCCTTGACGAGGTTCGACTTCGTGAATGCGTCTCCGTCGATAACGAGAGTACCGCCGTCGCGAAGGTCGCCGACGTTCACTTTCAATGCCGCCGGGTTCATCGCGACGAGCACGTCGGGCTGGTCGCCGGGCGTGTAGACGGTCTTGCTCGAAAAATGCAGCTGGAAGCCGCTGACTCCGGCCAGCGTTCCGGCAGGCGCGCGGATCTCGGCGGGAAAGTCGGGCAGCGTCGCGATGTCGTTGCCTGCCAGCGCCGACTCGGTCGTGAACTTCGTGCCTGTCACCTGCATGCCGTCACCGGAATCCCCGGCGAAGCGGATCACGACGGTTTCGACTGTTTCCGAGGCCTTCGGCGGCACGCTCGAGGCTTGCGACATGAAAATGGACTCCTTGGCGTCCGCTGCCGCGTCCGACGGCGCGCGCGCTCCCGCACGCCCCGCTACGCGGTGCGACCCGACGCCCTGATTGTATGCACGGAAATGAGCGGGGACAATGCTTTCCCGCACGCTGGTCAAGGCCGGCTTATTGTCGTGGTCCCCGCTGCGGCCGTCCGGATCCCTGCCCGTTCGGGGCTGGTCCGAACAAATGCGGACAGCATCAGTACTGCTAAAGCCACACCCCGCCGTACATTCGCAGAGGCAATGCAGCGGCGCTCAGAGGGCCGGTTCGACCCCAGGAGGGCGCGTTTTCCAGCGCCGGTGTGCCCAGTTCCACTGGTGGGGAAAGCGGCGGACCACCCGGTCGATCTCCGCCGCGTAGCGCTCGGTCAGGCTGCGCAGCACGAGGTCGCGGGTGCCGGGCGGCTGGCGCGGCGGCGCGCCTATCAGCTCGCCTATGAACGGCGAGGTGCCGCCGTCGTTCCAGATGGCGAACACCGGCAGCACGGGCGCCGAGCTGGTCATGCTCAGGCGCGCCAGCATCGTCGACGTGCACGCCTGCTGCCCGAGCACGTCGACGAAGATCCCGCGCCCCTGTCTCTGGTTCTGGTCCAGCGGAACGGCAACGCAGCCGCCGGCGCCGAGGATGCGCAATGCATCGCGCACCGCCGCCCCACGACCGAGCGTCGCCACCCCGCAGCGGCGTCGCTCTTCGATGAGAAAGCGGTCGATCTCGACGATGCCGAGCGAACGATGGAACACCGCGACGGGAGCCACGGTGCTTCCGAAGATTCGCGCGAGCAGCTCGAAGTTGCCGATGTGCGCGGTCAGCAGAAGCAGGCCGCGGCCCTGCGCGAGTCCTTCGGCCACGGCTGCGGCGACGGACTTCCACGCCGGATCTTCGCGGGCCGCGCCGATCAGGGCGTCGCAATCGACAGCCTCGGCACCGATGCGGCCCCAGTTGCGGAACGAGGCCGTGACGACCGAATCGCGCACCACCCGGTCCATCTGCGGAAACGCGATCGCGAGGTTGTCCTCGACCACGGCGCGGTGACGGCGGTCGAGGATCATCAGCGCGCCGCCGATGCCTTCGAGCGCACGGCGCGACGCCTTCGGCCCTGCGCTGCGCAGCAGGGCCCAGGCTGCCCTCAGAAGCAGCCACGCGGCACGATCGCCGGCCTTTTTCAGCATCGGCCGCGGCGGTCCGTTTCCGGCCCCCTCCTCCCGTTGAGCAACTGCCACTGTCCTGCTACTTGTCACCGGCCATGGAAAAGCGCGACCAGCCTTGGATCATCCGCACGTATTCCGGCTACAGCTCGGCCAAGGTTTCCAACGAGCTTTACCGAAGGAACCTGGCCAAGGGCCAGACCGGACTGAGCGTCGCCTTCGACCTGCCGACGCAGACCGGTTACGACAGCGATCATCCGTTGGCACGCGGCGAAGTCGGCAAAGTCGGCGTGCCGATCGGCAACATCGGCGACATGCAGACGCTGTTCGAGGGCATTCCCCTCGACCGCATGAATACGTCGATGACGATCAACGCGACTGGCGCCTGGCTGCTCGCGCTCTACATCGCCGTCGCCGAGCGCCAGGGCGTAAAGCCGGCGGTGCTGCAGGGCACGATCCAGAACGACATCATCAAGGAATATCTCTCGCGCGGCACCTACGTCTTCCCGCCGGCGCCGTCGCTGCGCCTCGCGGCCGACATCATCACGTACACGGTGCGCGAGGTTCCCAGGTGGAACCCGATCAACATCTGCAGCTACCACCTGCAGGAAGCGGGGGCCACGCCGGTCGAAGAGCTCGCATTCACGCTGGCCAACGCCCAGGCCGTCCTCGACGAGGTGCGAAGCCGCGGTGTGGCCGCCGACGAGATGGCTCAGGTCTTCAACCGCATCTCGTTCTTCGTCAACGCGAGCATCCGGTTCATCGAAGAAGTCTGCAAGATGCGCGCGTTCACGAAGGCGTGGGACGAGATCGGCGCGAAACGCTACGGCGTGACCGATCCGAAGATGCGCCGCTTCCGCTACGGCGTGCAGGTGAACTCCCTCGGCCTCACCGAGCAGCAGCCGGAGAACAACGCGATCCGCATCGCACTGGAGATGCTCGGCGTCGTGCTGTCGCGCGACGCCAGGGCGCGAGCGGTGCAGCTGCCTGCATGGAACGAAGCGCTCGGGTTGCCGCGGCCGTGGGACCAGCAGTGGTCGCTGCGCACCCAGCAGATCATGGCCTTCGAGACCGACATCCTCGAGTACGAGGACATCTTCAACGGCTCGCCGGTCATCCAGCGCAAGGTCGACGAGCTGCTGGCCGAGGCCGGCGCCGAGCTCGCGCGCGTCGAGGAGCTCGGCGGAGCCGTCAAGGCGGTCGAGTCGAGCTACTTCAAGCAGCGGCTGGTCGAGTCCAACGCTCGGCGCGTGCGGCGCATCGAGGCCGGCGAGCAGAAAGTGATCGGCGTCAACGCCTTCGAACAGTCGGAGCCGTCCCCGCTGACGGCCGACATCGAGACGGCGATCTTCCGCGCCGATCCGAAGGCCGAGCAGGAACAGGTCGAGCGCCTGCGTGCATTCCGCGCGTCGCGCAGCCAGGCCGACGTCGACGCCGCGCTGGCCGCACTGGCCGACGCGGTGCGCGCGGGCGACAACGTCATGCACGCATCGATTCGCTGCGCGCACGCCGGCGCCACCACCGGAGAATGGTCCGACACCCTGCGCACGATTTACGGCGAATACCGCGCGCCGACCGGCGTGACCGGCCAGGCGAGCGCGGCCAGCGACGAGCTCGCCGAGCTTCGCTCGCGGATGCACGCACTGGCCGGGCGCATCGGGCACACGCCACGCCTTCTCGTCGGCAAGCCGGGCCTGGACGGGCACAGCAACGGCGCAGAGCAGATCGCCGTGCGCGCTCGCGATGCAGGCATGGACGTGATCTACCAAGGCATACGCCTGACGGTCGAAGAGATCGTCGCGACCGCCCAGCAGGAAGACGTCGACGCGATCGGGCTGAGCATCCTGTCCGGCTCGCACATGGCGCTGGTGCCCGCGATGCTCGACCAGCTCGCCAGAGCGGGAATGAGCGACGTGCCGGTGATCATCGGCGGAATCATTCCGGAGGACGACGCCAGGGCGCTGCGCGCGATGGGCGTCGCTGCCGTCTACACGCCGAAGAACTTCGAGCTGAGCCGCATCATGGGCGACATCGCCGGCATCATCGAGCAGCGCCAGGCTGCCTGAGACGGGAACCCCCCGGAGCACGAAATCCTCTCCGAGTTCCGGGGGCCTCTGTCACCTGCCGGCTGTCTCCGGTCCCCGCTGCCCTGCTCCCCGCACCCCCCGTGCGGGTCGCTTACCGAACTGTCACTACAGCAGGGTCGCGCGCGGCATGCCCCGCGAAACCAAAGGTTTTTTCGCTCGCGCGCCCGGCCCCGGCCCCCCGAACCTTGAGAATGGAAGAAAACTTCTTGCAGCCACGAAAAGGTCGCGCTTACAGAGAAGTCAATAGTGCGTGGAGGGGCGCCTTCCGGCATCTCGCCGTGGGCCGTTTTCCCTTGCCGCCACCGGGTGGGATCGCCAGCAGGACCCCGCGAGGACGTGCCGATGACCAAGGTAACGACCGCGACTATCGTCCGCGATGACTCTGCAGGCGGCGGCACCGCCGCCGCCGAGCCGGCCCCTGCCATCGGGCGCGATCGCGTCCGGCTGGCGCGACTGGCGGCACGCCTGCGACGCGGCGTACTTCCCGACCCGCACCATGACCTCCCCGTCCACGCCGACGATGATTCCGCCTCTTGCGACCGCTCGTCCGGCCATGGACAGTTTCAGGGCAGATCCCCTCAGAGTGGCCCCCAGGACAACCGCCATGCATAAACGTGGACTTCGAGGAACCTCCCTGCTGCTGACGGTCTGTGTCGGCGCATTTCTTCCGGCTGCGGGCGCGACCCGCGCTCGCGCCGACCTGAGTCCCGCCATCCTCGCGTGTCGCGCCGGCGTCGCGCGAAGCACTCTCAAGCTGACGAAGGCGATGCTCAGGGCCGTCACCCTGTGCAACGATGCGCGCGACCGCGACGGCGCGATGTCGGGCACCGACTGCAACGACCTCACGGCGGCCGACACCGACGGCTCGGTGGCTTCGGCCCAGCAGAAATTCGTCGCCGCGGTCTCGTCGGTCACCGGCAAGTGTGGGGGAGTCTCCCCGAGCGATGCCCTGTACCCCTCGTGCGCCGCGCCCTGTGACTCGACCGTTCCAAGCGTCTCGTCGTTCACCGACGTCGCCACCTGCCTCGTCTGTCTCGCCCGCCACGAAGTCGAGACCACGAGCCAGCAGATCCACGGCACTCCCGCCTCCCCGCTCTCGACCGACGAGCGGCGCTGCGAAGGCACCGTCGGCGGCAGCGGCGCAAAGCTGTTCCAGGCAGTGGTCAAGGACGTCACTGCGTGCGAGGCCCTCGACGAAGCGGCCGGCGCCACGACCACCGATTATTGCACGACGCAGACGTTCCCGCGCCAGGCGGTGCAAAACGCCGCCTACGGGACCGGCAACAAGATCGTCGGAGCCTGCGACCTGGCGTCGTTCTCGAACCTCGACTCCTGCGCGAGCGAGCGCTTCTCGCTCGCCGAGTGCGTCGGCGACGACGTGCTGGCTTCGGCGCGCCGTTTTGCCAGCGACGCCGTCTCCCTTTCGCCGAGCGAGGCGACCACGACGACGACCTCCACGACGACCACGACCGAAGAGCCCGGTGATCCGCATTGCCCGGATCGCGGCCGTCTCGTGCTGATCTCCCACGACACCAATGTCCCGTGCACGTCGAACAGCGATTGCGCCCCACCTCGCACTTGCGACACGACGGCCGGGATTTGCGTGTCCCTGTCCAACCTCGACAGCGGCTGGACAGGGCACGCTCATCATTCCGACCTCGACGACGGGGTCATCACGAGTTCCTTCCTGCACTGCCCCGGCCCGTCGCCGGTGTGCGGCCAGTGCTCGGTCGACGGCATCGATCCGACGTACGGCTCGTGCCGCTGCTCGAACGACAACCAGAAGATCTGCGACAAGCCGTTCGCGAACGACAACACCAATTGCGGCGGCAACAGCTGCGAATGCTTCTTCGGAGTGCCGATCCCGCTGTCGTCGGCAGGCACCCCGGCCTGCATCGTCAACCGCTACGCGCACGACATCGCGGGCACGGCCAACGTCGACGACGGCTCGTCCGAGATCTCGGCAAGCCTGAGAACGCGCGTCTACCTCGGCATCACGACGACGCACCCGTGCCCGATCTGCGCCGGTACCTGCAGCAACAGCTCGACCACGTCGTGCGAGGTCGACAGCGACTGCGGCAGCGGCAACCACTGCGTCCAGGACACGCCGAACGACGGGATCCGCGGCGGAATCTGCATCGGTGGCGACAACAACGGGCAGACCTGCGATGTGACCGGACTCAGCCCGTCCTTCCCCGCCCGCGCGGGCGGAGTCAAGGGAAGTGGCGGCGGCGGCTACAGCCTCGACTGCATGCCGGCATCGAACATCAACATCTCCGGCGCCGGGCTCGCACTCAACGTCACGCAGACGACCGGCCACGTGGAGCTGCACGCGAACCTGCCGTGCCAGGGCGGCAACTGCCAGTGCATGACCTGCACGTCCGATCCGACGTCGCCGTGCAACAGCGATTCGGAGTGCCACGGAGCCAACTGCGCGATCTCGGCGAACTTCACGTGCACGAGCAACGCCGATTGCAGCAACCTCGACCTCGGCAACTGCTCGGCCGCTGCGCATCGCTGCACGAAGGCGGCGAGCATCAGCTGCACGACCAACACGGACTGCAAGAACTACACGCAGGGCGGCCCGTGCAACCCGTCGACGTGCACGACGTTCGGCGGTGGCGTTGCTCCGAAGCCGAACGGCTGCCTGGACGGAGTCTGCAACGACAACGGTGACGGAAGCGCCCAGTGTGCGACGGGTCCCGACGACCATACCTGCGATGGCCTCATTCGAGCCAATGGCAAGGGTATCCTGAGTTGCTCGACCAACGCCGATTGCACCGCTTCGGATCCGAACAACGGCAACTGCACGCTGATCGACCGCAGGCCGTGTTTCGTCGATCCGATCACTGCCGACGGCATCGCGAGCACGTCGTTCCCGGTCGGAGCCTCGGCCTTCTGCGTGCCGCCGACGGCCAACCCGTCGATCAACGCGGTTGCCGGCCTGCCGGGACCGGCGCGCGTGCTCAACCAGGCGGCCGGAAGCGCGTACTGCGCGAGCGACCCGACGGTGAAGTACCAGCCCGGCGTCGGCGGTTGCCCCTGATCGGGCGTCGGCGGCTGCCCGTGATCGGGCGGCCGCTGCCCGTGACCGGGCGTCAGGCAGCGGGAAAAGGCCGGCCCTAGCGCCGCTCGAGAACGGCCTCGGCCGCAACGGCGGTGGGCCGCCCGTGGTTGGCTTCGATCACGCAATCCTTGAGTTGCACTTTCGCCTGGTCGAGCACGACGACGCCGGTATCCCCGTTGCCGGCGATGCGGCAGTGCTCGATCTCGGCATCGCCGCCGAGTCCGACGCGAAGGCCGTCCTGATTCGGCGCCGGCTTCGAATCAGGACCGTTCGGCGCCCGCTCCTCATCTCGTCCGCTGGCCAGGATGCTGACGTCGCGTCCCGACAGGCTCCCGGCCGAGACACCAACGCCCTTGTCCCAGTTACCGGCGACCAGCACCGACTCCAGGCGCGCGACTGAGCCGCGCGTCACGGTCACACCGTCACGGTCGCCGATCACCAGCGAGTCGCGAAGAGTGGCCTTCGAGTCGTCGAACACGAGCAGGCCCTTGCCCTTGGTGCGAAAGCCGTTGCCCATCAACAGGCAGTGATCGACGGTCACCGGGCCGGCGCCGTTGGACACGCCGACTCCGTCGTCCATGTTGTCGATCGACTGCACGTTCTCGATGCGCACGTCGCGCGCATCGCGGCCGCGCACGGCGATGCCGTCGAACAGGAAGCCGCTGACACGGATGTCGCGCACGACGACGCCTGCGCCGGTGACGTCGATGCCGTCGCAGCCGCGCTTGCCGCTCGGCCGCATGCAGCCGTCGGCCTGGCGGATCGTGACGCCGCCGCCGTCCAGGCGCGTCCCCTCGGCCTCGAGCGACGGCAGCGCGCTTTCGACGAAGATTTCCGCCGAGGCCCCGAGCGCAATGTGAATCGTGGAGCCGGGTTCGGCGTTGGCGTCGTTGATCGCGCTGCGAAGCGTGCCGTCCCCGGTGTCGCGGGTGGACGTCACGCGAAATACCGCGGCATGCGAGGCCGTGCCCGACGCCGCCAGGAGCAGCACGGCACCAATGACAGCGGAAGTTTTCACTGTGACATGTAGATGCCGCCGTTGGGCGACAGCACCTGGCCGGTGACGAACGTCGAGTCGGGGCCGGCAAGGAAAAGGGCCGCGGCGGCAATCTCGTCGGCGGTGCCGAGGCGCCCGAGCGGAGTCTGCATCGCGATCAGCCGCTTCTGCTCCTGCTCCAGCGGCGCCAGCAGCGGCGTGTCGATGTAACCGGGAGCGATGGCGTTGACGAGGACGCCGTAACTTGCCGCCTCCCTGGCAATCGACCTCGTGAACGAAAGAATCGCTCCCTTGGCCGCGCAGTAGTCCGGCGCGCCCTGCAGGGAAGCGGTTCCCATGATGGATCCCATGTTGATCACGCGCCCGCCGCTGCCGCGCCGGCGCATGCGCGGCAGCGCCTGGCGCGTGCAGTAGAACGTACCGTAGAGATGCACGCGGATCATGCGGTCGAACATCTCGTCGCTGATGCGATCGATCGCGTCGAGGTGCGTCGAGATCTTTCCGGCTGTCATCAGCTCGGCGAGCTGGGCCTGGCTCGTCCCCTGGATCGCATCGAGATAGGCAGGGTCGGTATGGATGATCCCGGCGTTGTTGACGAGGATGTCGATCTCGCCGAGCTCGCGGTCGAACGCGGCGAACGCAGCGGCGACCGACGCGGCGCCGGTGACGTCGCACGAAAGCGCGATCGAGCCCGGGGTCGACGCGTTGCAATCGGCCGCTACGCTCGCGGCGGCCCGGGTGTCGATGTCGGTGACGGCGAGGCGTGCGCCCTCGCTCGCGAACGTCCGGCAGATGGCGGCGCCGAGGCCGGAGCCCGCGCCGGTGACGAAGGCGGTTTTCCCTGACAGTTTCATTGCAAGCCCCGTTGCGCCGTCGCGCATGCCATCGCGCAGACGGTCGCGGTGAGCGATTTCATTCAAAAACCCTTGCCGTAGTCCCAGGTGAAGCGACCCGTGACGGTGATCTCGAGCAATATCGAGTCGTCCGCGGCTCCCTCGGTCATGGCGACGTAGGCGTCGCCCGCCTCCTTGCCGAGGTAATGTACCGCCACGCGCCTGTGCATCGCGTCGTCGAAGCGGACCTCGGCCGCGGTGCCGTGCAGGATCGCGCCGCGGTACGGCGCCTGGCGGGTATCGACCGTCAGCGACACATACGGGTTGGCGCGCACGTTGCGGGCTTTTTTCGACGAGCGGCCGACGTGGACGTAGACCTTGTTTTCACGAGCTTCGAACCAGATCGGTGAGCCTTCGGGGCGCGCCTTGTCGTCCACCGTCGAAAGGACGCCGATCTGCGCCTCCGAAAGAAGATCGGCCAACTCTGCGTCGGTCAGCTTTCCGGGCATTGGTGCTCCTTGCTCCGTCGCGCAATCTAATCTCGCCCGCTCGTCAGGTCACACAGCGGACCACGGCAGTGGCGTTGTCGGAGCCGCCGCGCAGCGCTGCCAGCGTGACGAGGGATGATGCTGCCGAGGCGGCCGCCGTCCGCGTCGCGAGCACCTCGGTGATCTCGTCGTCGCCCAGGGCCTCGGTGACGCCGTCGGTGAAAAGCACCACGACGTCGCCGGGCAGCAGGTTCCAGACCTCGCACTCGGGAACGTACCCCTCCTGCGTGCCGATCACCTGGTGGACCATATAACGCGACGGATGCTGCCGGGCCTGGGCCGCCGTGAGCAGGCCGCTGCGGATCAGCTCGCCGGCACCGTTCTGGTCGGCGGTCATCGCGACGAAGCCGCCGCTTCGCCACAGCGCCGCGCGGCTGTCGCCGACGTGCAGGACCACCGCCTTGCGGCCGCGGATGACGACGAGCACGAGGGTCGTGGCCATGCCGCCGGCCTGCGGCACCTCGCGGGACGCCGCAAGCACCGCGTGCTGGGCGTGCCCTGCGGCTTCGACGGCAAGAGCGACGAGCGCATCGTCGTCCGGGGCCGCTTGCGAGGCCGGCGCAGGTCGAGTCGCGAAGAAATCCTCGATGCCGGCCATCGCCAGCGCGGACGCGACGTGCCCCGCCGGCAGCCCGCCGAGCCCGTCGGCCACGGCCAGCGCCGAGCCGTCCGCGGCGATCCAGAACGCGTCCTCGTTGCGCACCCGGACGCGGCCCACGTCGGTGGCGCCACCGCAGCCGGCGCTTCGTGAGACCACCGCCGGCCGATAGCGCTCGAGGGTCTTTCCCGCGTCCACGCTCGCTAACTAGCCTCTTCGCGCGTCCTACGGTAGCTTTCGCGTCTCTTCGCCGCGCTGCGCGCCGCCTTCCCGAACCCGAGGTCGCCCGAGTGAAACGCAAACCGATCCAGCCCCTGCTGCGGGCCGCAGCCGGCGCCGTGCAGAAGCTCCACCTGCGCAGCTACGAGATCTACCAGCCCGTCCTCACCGGCTCCGGCTACACGGCTGCCGCCCGCCAGTGCGAGGTGCGCTGGAACTCGATCGCGCCTGTGCTGGCTGCCAGCGGAGCCCGCAGCCTCGTCGATCTCGGCTGCTCGGAAGGATACTACGTGCTGCGCGCCGCGCGCGGCGGTCTTCCTTTCTGTGTCGGCGTCGACTTCGACCAGCGCCGCATGTTTACGTGCACGTCGCAGTTCGTGCTGCAGGACATCGCGCACGCGGGCTTCCTCATGGCCGGCGTCGACGAAACGCTGCTGGAAGCGATCCCGACGTTCGACGCGGTGATCTTCCTGTCGGTGATCCACCACATGATGTACCAGGAAGGCGTCGAGTACGCGCAGCGGATTCTTCGCCTCGTTGCATCGAAGACCGGCAAGGTCTGCTTCTTCGAGATGGGCCAGTCCGACGAGCACAAGGAATCGTGGGCGAAGAAAATGCCCGACATGGGCAGCGATCCGCACCAGTGGATCCGCAGCTTCGCGCTCGACAACGGCTTCTCGCGCGCCGAGAAGCTGTCGGAAGCCAGCTCCTTCGCCGGCGAGACCGATCGGGCGCTGTTCGCCCTCTACCCCTGAACGGCACGCCCGCTGCGTCGGGCCCGGCGCTGCGGCTGGCTACTGCAGCGGAACGTCGGCGCGGACCGGCCAGCCGACGGCTTCCTGGTTCCACGCGCCGCCGTCTCCGTCGGCGCGCACTCTCCATTCCACACACACCCGGTAGAGGCCGGGCTCGGGGAACGCCAGCCCACTGATGCGAACGCGGTGCCTCTCGCCGGTCGGCTGGAATGCGACCGGCTCCGTCGCGAATTCCTGCTTGCCGGCGCGCATCACGACCAGCCGTACCTGGTGCTCGACACCGTTCTCGTCGGCGTCCACTTCGAAGAACGCGTGGCTGAACACCGACAAGCGTGCCGGGTATGCCGCCGGGCGAAACTGCTCGAGCAACAGGAACAGGCTGAAATTGTTCGAGTAGCGGTCGAGTGTCGAGCCCTGCGCGACGGCGATCATGAAGCAGCGCATCGACGCACCATAGGCCGGGCGAGAGCGCGAGGACAACTTCCCGCTCTGTGATCCGCGATCGCTTCGCGGCCGGCGCGTGCGTCGCCGCTGTTGCCGATGCTGCCGATGCAGGGGAAAATCTGTTCCGCCGAGCCGCCGCCCTGCCGACCGGAAACGCGCCCGGTTGGAGACGAGCCCGCGCTGAGACGCGATCGACCGCGATCGAGAAGGAGAAGCCGAGCCCGTGTACCCAGGTCACCACGCGAAGAATTCCCCCGACAAGCCGGCAGTGATCATGGCCGCAACCGGCCGGACGGTGACGTATCGCGAGCTCGACGAAGCCTCGTGCCGCTGCGCCCATCTCCTCGCTTCGCTCGGGCTCCGTCCCGGCGACTCGATCGCGATCCTGATGGAGAACCATCCGCGCTTCTTCGAGATCTGCTGGGCAGCCCAGCGCTCGGGCCTGTACTACACGGCCATCAGCACGCGGCTGACGCCGGGCGAAGTCGCGTACATCGTCGCTGACTGCGGCGCCAGGGCCCTGTTCACGACGACCGAGCGCGTCGAAGTCGCCGCCGAGGCAGCCGCGTCGTGTCCGGCGCTGCTCGCAACGTTCGTCGCGGGCGCCGCATCCGATGCAGAGTTGCCTTCGGGGATGCGTTCCTGGGAAAGCACAGTTGCTTCGATGCCGGCTGATGCGCGCGACGCGGAAACCGAAGGGCAGGACATGCTCTATTCGTCGGGAACGACCGGAAAACCCAAAGGCGTACGCGTCGCGCTGAGCGGTGCCCCGGTCGGCTCGCCCAACCGCCTGACCGCGTTCATCGGCGGCCTCTACCGTCCCGATGCTGACAGCGTCTACCTGTCGCCGGCGCCGCTCTACCACGCTGCGCCGCTGCGCTTCAACATGACGATGCAGCGCTTCGGCGCCACGTGCATCGTCATGGAGCACTTCGATCCGGTCGTTTCCCTCGAGCTGATCGAGCGCTACCGCGTCACGCACAGCCAGTGGGTGCCGACGATGTTCGTGCGCATGCTCAAGCTCGACGCGTCCGAGCGCAGCCGCTTCGACCTGTCGAGCCACCGCGTCGCCATCCACGCCGCTGCGCCGTGCCCGGTTGCCGTCAAGGACCAGATGATCGGCTGGTGGGGACCGATCGTCCACGAGTACTACGGGGGCACCGAAGGCAACGGCCTTTGCGCGATCGATTCGCCGGCGTGGCTCGAGCACCGCGGATCGGTCGGAAAGCCGATCCTCGGTATCGCACACATCGTCGACGACGACGGCAACGTGCTCGAGGCCGGCAGGGCCGGCAACGTCTATTTCGCCGACGGTCCGCGCTTCGAGTACCACAATGACCCCGACAAGACGCAAAAAGCCTACAACGCCAAAGGCTGGAGCACTCTGGGCGACGTCGGGTACCTGGACGCGGACGGCTTCCTGTTCCTCACCGACCGCAAGGCGTTCATGATCATCTCCGGCGGAGTCAACATCTATCCGCAGGAAGCCGAAGACGTGCTCGTCACGCACCCGAAAGTCGCCGACGTCGCGGTGTTCGGCATTCCGAACGAGGAATTCGGCGAGGAAGTGAAAGCGGTGGTGCAGCCGCTGTCCTTCGCCGATGCCGGCCCCGACCTCGAGCGCGAACTGCTCGAATGGTGTCGCGCCCGGCTCGCGCGCATCAAGTGCCCGCGCACGATCGACTTCGAGGCCGAGCTTCCGCGCCACCCCACCGGGAAGCTCTACAAGCGCCTGCTGCGCGACCGCTATTGGGCCGGCTTCACGACGCGCATCCACTGACCGGAAATCTCAGCGGGCGGCGGCGTCCCATTCGGCGACGAGCGCTTTCTCTTCCGCCGCGCTTGCCGTCTTGCGATAGCGTGCGCGGGAGCGGCCTTTCACGCGCTGCTCGCATT is part of the Candidatus Binatia bacterium genome and harbors:
- a CDS encoding AMP-binding protein, translated to MYPGHHAKNSPDKPAVIMAATGRTVTYRELDEASCRCAHLLASLGLRPGDSIAILMENHPRFFEICWAAQRSGLYYTAISTRLTPGEVAYIVADCGARALFTTTERVEVAAEAAASCPALLATFVAGAASDAELPSGMRSWESTVASMPADARDAETEGQDMLYSSGTTGKPKGVRVALSGAPVGSPNRLTAFIGGLYRPDADSVYLSPAPLYHAAPLRFNMTMQRFGATCIVMEHFDPVVSLELIERYRVTHSQWVPTMFVRMLKLDASERSRFDLSSHRVAIHAAAPCPVAVKDQMIGWWGPIVHEYYGGTEGNGLCAIDSPAWLEHRGSVGKPILGIAHIVDDDGNVLEAGRAGNVYFADGPRFEYHNDPDKTQKAYNAKGWSTLGDVGYLDADGFLFLTDRKAFMIISGGVNIYPQEAEDVLVTHPKVADVAVFGIPNEEFGEEVKAVVQPLSFADAGPDLERELLEWCRARLARIKCPRTIDFEAELPRHPTGKLYKRLLRDRYWAGFTTRIH
- a CDS encoding DUF1698 domain-containing protein, encoding MKRKPIQPLLRAAAGAVQKLHLRSYEIYQPVLTGSGYTAAARQCEVRWNSIAPVLAASGARSLVDLGCSEGYYVLRAARGGLPFCVGVDFDQRRMFTCTSQFVLQDIAHAGFLMAGVDETLLEAIPTFDAVIFLSVIHHMMYQEGVEYAQRILRLVASKTGKVCFFEMGQSDEHKESWAKKMPDMGSDPHQWIRSFALDNGFSRAEKLSEASSFAGETDRALFALYP
- a CDS encoding protein phosphatase 2C domain-containing protein is translated as MDAGKTLERYRPAVVSRSAGCGGATDVGRVRVRNEDAFWIAADGSALAVADGLGGLPAGHVASALAMAGIEDFFATRPAPASQAAPDDDALVALAVEAAGHAQHAVLAASREVPQAGGMATTLVLVVIRGRKAVVLHVGDSRAALWRSGGFVAMTADQNGAGELIRSGLLTAAQARQHPSRYMVHQVIGTQEGYVPECEVWNLLPGDVVVLFTDGVTEALGDDEITEVLATRTAAASAASSLVTLAALRGGSDNATAVVRCVT